A window of Solanum stenotomum isolate F172 chromosome 9, ASM1918654v1, whole genome shotgun sequence genomic DNA:
TTACATAGTTGTTGGGTTTGAGGTTGTTCCTTGTAGTGTTCAACATGCTCCTGATTCAGCAAAGAACTTGAAAATGTACAATAAGTACCCGACTCCAATTAAGTGCGACCCTACAACTGTTGCCATGGCTATTAAAGAAAATGAGCCTGTTTCGTTTACTTATGAGGTGAACTTTGTGGAAAGTGACATTAAGTGGCCATCAAGATGGGATGCTTATTTGAAGATGGAAGGTGCAAAGGTGCATTGGTTCTCTATCCTTAACTCCCTTATGGTGATCACTTTCTTGGCTGGAATTGTGCTTGTAATCTTCTTGAGGACTGTCAGGCGGGATCTGACAAGGTATGAGGAGCTTGACAAAGAGGCTCAAGCTCAGATGAATGAGGAGTTATCCGGGTGGAAACTTGTGGTAAGTGATGTTTTCAGGGCTCCAAGTAATCCAGGACTTTTGTGTGCGATGGTTGGAGATGGGGTTCAAATTCTAGGGATGGGTGTTGTGACTATCATGTTTGCTGCCCTCGGATTTATGTCCCCAGCTTCTCGTGGAACATTGATTACCGGCATGCTATTCTTCTATATGATTCTTGGTGTTGCAGCTGGTTATGTTGCTGTTCGTCTCTGGAGGACAATCTTCTGTGGCGATCACAAGGGCTGGATTTCAGTCTCATGGAAAGCTGCTTGTTTCTTCCCTGGAATTGCTTTTCTCATTCTAACCACATTGAACTTCCTGCTATGGGGTAGTCACAGCACAGGGGCCATACCATTTTCTCTGTTTGTCGTCCTCATTTTACTTTGGTTCTGCATTTCCGTTCCTCTAACCCTAGTCGGTGGTTATTTGGGGGCAAAGGCTCCTCACATTGAATACCCAGTCCGAACTAACCAGATCCCCCGTGAAATCCCACCACAAAAATATCCATCTTGGCTTTTAGTTTTGGGTGCAGGCACCCTTCCTTTCGGTACTCTGTTCATTGAGCTCTTCTTCATCATGTCGAGTCTCTGGATGGGTCGTGTCTACTATGTCTTCGGCTTCCTCCTCATTGTCATGATCCTTCTCGTCATAGTCTGTGCTGAGGTCTCTCTTGTTCTGACTTACATGCATCTTTGTGTGGAGGACTGGAAATGGTGGTGGAAATCCTTCTTTGCCTCCGGATCAGTTGCTATATACATTTTCCTCTACTCTGTTAACTACCTAATCTTTGATCTCAAGAGCTTGAGCGGGCCTGTTTCTGCTACCCTTTACCTTGGATATTCCCTCTTCATGGTCCTTGCCATCATGCTCGCGACAGGCACGGTCGGGTTCCTTTCCTCCTTCTGGTTTGTACATTTCTTGTTCTCTTCAGTGAAGCTGGATTAAAGAAGTCTCTTATGGcagaaagaaacaaaagaacCATTGAAGAAACAGCTGCAGATGTGTCTTTTAAGTCATTCTTGTTTACTTTTTATTGTCATATTACTATCATTTTGTAGGGTATTTGGAAGAGAAAGCCAATAAACTCCTCAAGTTTTGTTAAATTCTTAAATAGTTAAGTGTTGCTTGATATAGTTGACTAATAGTTTCATTGGTTGGGATAATCATATTTGGATGTGCCTATAGTGATGGATTCAGTTGGTAAATCTGGTTTGTACATTGCATTAACTCAACTCATCATGATTTTTGAATCACTTTTTCGATTATTTCTTTTTCGATCTGCtttgatatgttttttcttgagccgagggtctatggGAAACAATCCCTCTACCTTCTAATGTAGGAATTAGGTTTGCGtacattctatttttttaagctttacttgtgggattacattagACATGCTGTTGTTATCATGATTCTGAATAATATTATAGACATGCTGTTGTTATCATGATTCTGAATAATATTAGAAGTCATAGAACAAAATCAAGAGTTCCCTTTGGAGTATTGCTTTCTAGTTAGCTAGCAATTGTTCACATTGAGTTATTGGATACTTGATTCA
This region includes:
- the LOC125876360 gene encoding transmembrane 9 superfamily member 11-like is translated as MGDRIENSPYRFKMYTNETEIFMCQTKPLSGEEFKLLKKRIDEMYQVNLILDNLPAIRYTRKAGYFLRWTGYPVGIKVQDAYYVFNHLKFTVLVHKYEETNVARVMGTGDGAEVISTVGKDGSEEPGYIVVGFEVVPCSVQHAPDSAKNLKMYNKYPTPIKCDPTTVAMAIKENEPVSFTYEVNFVESDIKWPSRWDAYLKMEGAKVHWFSILNSLMVITFLAGIVLVIFLRTVRRDLTRYEELDKEAQAQMNEELSGWKLVVSDVFRAPSNPGLLCAMVGDGVQILGMGVVTIMFAALGFMSPASRGTLITGMLFFYMILGVAAGYVAVRLWRTIFCGDHKGWISVSWKAACFFPGIAFLILTTLNFLLWGSHSTGAIPFSLFVVLILLWFCISVPLTLVGGYLGAKAPHIEYPVRTNQIPREIPPQKYPSWLLVLGAGTLPFGTLFIELFFIMSSLWMGRVYYVFGFLLIVMILLVIVCAEVSLVLTYMHLCVEDWKWWWKSFFASGSVAIYIFLYSVNYLIFDLKSLSGPVSATLYLGYSLFMVLAIMLATGTVGFLSSFWFVHFLFSSVKLD